The following DNA comes from Magnolia sinica isolate HGM2019 chromosome 18, MsV1, whole genome shotgun sequence.
AAGCGACACGAGCGACCCGTATGTGTCGATCTTGGTATCAGGCGCTACAGTGGGCCAGACGTACGTTATCGAGAACAACGAGAATCCTGTTTGGATGCAGCATTTCTTAGTGCCAGTTGCGCATTACACTGAGGATGTGAAGTTCATTATCAAGGATAATGATGTGTTGGGGTCCCAGCATATAGGGTTCGTTTCGATCGCAGCAGAAGAGATCTACTCAGGAGAGAAAATCGAGGGATCCTTTCCTGTCCTCAATTCGGATGGGAAGCCTTTAAAGAAAGAAGCATCCTTGAAACTTTCGATTCAGTATATCCCGACTGAGAAACAGGACATGTATCTTCATGGAGTTGGGCCCGGTCCCGATTATTGTGGGGTACCGGGCGCGTATTTCCCTCTGAGGAGAGGTGGGAGAGTTACTCTTTATCAGGATGCGCATGTCCCCGATGGGTGCCTTCCAGATCTGGAGCTTGATCGAGGAATCCACTATGAGCATGGGAAGTGCTGGCGAGACATCTTCAATGCGATAAAACAAGCCCAGCGTTTGATTTACATAACAGGGTGGTCCATTTACCACAAGGTGACACTGGTCCGCGATGGGGGTCCTGGCTCGGATGTCACTTTGGGGGATCTTCTTAAGGCCAAGTCGCAAGAAGGTGTGAGAGTTTTGCTTCTTGTGTGGGATGATCCAACTTCAAAGAAACTTTGGGTTCTTCAGACGGTAAGGTGATGAGCCCTGTTTGGTTTTGGATTTGTCGATGTGTTCTGTTTCCACTCatttattttctcaaattttgattATTAAATGTTTGAtgataagtgatgcattggagagaTTTTATGCATGAATTGGATAGAGAAGGCTTCCTTTTTTCATTTGGTAGCACATGAATTTTGTGGTTCATTTCGACTGCTGATTGTCTCTCCATTTCTTGTGTCTAAATTCATGGAAGGCTTCCTATTTTCATTTGGCAGCATGTGAACTTTTTGGTTCATTTCGACTACTCAGCTGCACTGCATCTCTTGCTTCTAACCACTTTTGGTCAAtagggctgtgtttggatgcacttttgaattgaattgcaataattagttcaatAAAGTGAAAGTAACAAACTTACCATCTGCAGTATCCAGATTTAGGTGCCAGGCTCCAAATGGCAATTGCGCTAGTTTTGGGTTGGACTCGAAGGGATGTCCCTTAGGGggagtttggatcttaagttgcttaagataagctacttattccacaagtagcttatcttagtttctacttattaagaagataagtatatatGTTTGGcgaacaacatacttatcaacttcTCTCTTTTGCCTCTCCTGATGCCTCTATTCAGCAActcatgaaaagtagaaaagatgaaaaaaattagctgaagtgattatgtacttttaagtaaaaaagttacttataactaatcataaaccaaacttacttgtcgaaaataagtcacttatctactgctgtaagtagaaaaagcaacttatttggtggtatccaaacgtgCCTTAATATTTTGGTATACTTCTAATTATGAACTTTGAAAAGTACCATACGTTTTCTTTATATGATCTTAGTTGAACCAATTGTTCATGATTCAATCTGTTTGTGCATCTGAACACACccataaggccctgtttggttgccacttaaaaatgagtttatcttATTTTAGTTAAGTGTACTTATGTATTAGAAATGGTGATTGTTAGtaatcaagattatttttaatcctcacCAACAAGAAATATGATCTTGAATCCATAATACGATTAATGAAAATGAGATGAGCTTATTTTTTTTGCGTTTAAAAAAAAAGCCCCAAGAGAACGAATGGTAATCAGAAGTATCTAGGTGCACATTATGATGCAATAGTGTGAACATTATGATGCAAGAGTTGTCGATCTATGAACTTTTCTATCAAGTCTTTTATGATCCATAACATTAGTATCTCTAATTTTCACCAATATTGAAGGAAATAACATCATTTAGTTTAGCCTTTGGAAGCTTATGCTTGCATTGTTTGTTTGTGAATGTGATTCCATGCATTTGCATGTGTCGGCAAATCCTCATGGTTTTCAATTTGGATCTTTGAAGGGACTGGCCTAAGATTTGGTAGTGAggtgttctttttctttcatatgtttccatgttttttttttttttcccttctcattttggTTGTCATTGCTTTAAATTCTCATAAGCAAGTTAAGTCTTCTTGCTGGTTTATCCATACTTAAAGTTGCTTTTAGAGAGCCTTGATATGTGGGTCTCACTAGGTTTTCTCTGGTATTTCACAATCGCAGGGTGGAATAATGGAAACCCATGATGAAGAGACTCGTCAGTTTTTCAAGCATTCATCGGTGCAAGTGTTGCTTTGTCCCCGATTTGCGGGAAAGAAACACAGCGTGGCAAAACAACaggtttttgtttttaatatcCTTTTAAATTGACTGTTTTCATGCATGATTCATATTAGATGTGCTATGGAATTTTCATGAATGCTTTGGAGTCAAACTGATGTCAACTAGGTTGAGTGGAAAACTGAAATGTGCGGGCTTGAAAGGTTAGAAGTGTTGTGGAGTGTTTCTGCATATTATGCGAAATACTTTGAAATGTTGGCAAAACTAATATAAGTTAGAATGTAATCTTGTAATTTGTTGAATTATATAGGCTACCGTTGGATTTCATTCATTTGTCAATGATCCATGGATGTGGTTCTACCAATATATGCATTTTAAGCATACCTCCTTTttatccttttttcttctttcagtACTGTTGTTTTGCTAATCTTTAGTTCTTTGCCTTGTAATAATTTTGCAAATAATGATTAGTTATGATAAGAATAGGAATCATGAGGATAGTTGCTTGGTTACATACCTATATCTAATGAGATATTATGGACATTTCTCCTTTTGATCTGATTTAACCAAGTGCCTGTAAATTTCGTTTGCCATATGCCCATATCATTCTGTTGATGTAGCGACaagatttcattttattttattctccCATTGCCAGTCCCCAGCCGGATAAATGAGGGTTGCATCGGGTTGGTGACTagcatcaaacttatgccataatttTCATTGTGAATCCAACAGAacgggattcatgtagctgacctcaATTAATTGGGACAAGAATTGATGATGAGTAAACCATTTGTTGAAATTTTGATAATCCGAATCTCGTCCTTCTCAAGTAGAGACCATATCCTTGCAGGTGAGGTAGGGTGCCTAACCCTTTCCtagaccataacctaggtccttATCTGGAAGATCGGTGTAGAGACTAAGCTGGAGTCAATTTCCCGAAATCATAAAGATTATTCTCTTTGCTTttgaggaaggaaaaaaaaaaaagaaaaaaagaaaaaagaaaaagaagaagaattacaTATAAAGTTGAAATTTGTAAATTGTGCAAAATCACCTTGGATTATAACAAAACTTGTACCAGTGGGTGGCATTAAAATGAAAACATTCCAGCAGAGAGTAAGCAATTTacttgaaaaacaaaaaagattcTAACCAAACGAGGGAGAGAAGGTACTCACTCGGCACCCAAAAGAGCACCTGCAATACCCAATGTACCACAACCACAACCAAAGTCTGCTACTACCTTGCCACttatatctctttttttttaataacttttcCTTTCATTACTCAAGAAAATGTACAATCATTCAGAAGTGTCCAGACAAAAAGGGCGGACTACTCCTATCGTATAACTCGATCTACACAAAAGCTACCTGAGAAAGGAAAAGGAACATAACAGAAAAGGAAAGGAGCCCCAACTACATGGGCCGAATGTTTCTAATACCAATTTTATCAATGACGAAGTTACCTCGCACCTGTCTCGGGAGAGTTGCACGGGATTCATAAAATCTGTTCGGACAGCCTTCGGTAGCCAATCTGGCTAAGGCGTCAGCAACTGAATTTACTTCACGATGAATGTGGTTGAAAATAAGGTTAAGGGATCGCCGAAAGTGCTGAATCACTCCCATCATGTACCAAATATGCCAAGAGCAAGAGAAGAGAGGATCTTCAACCGATTTAAATATGGTCATCAAGTCCGTTTCGACGATAATGTTTGAAAGACCCAGGTTGTAGCATATCTTTATGCCATCTGACATTGCTTGAGCCTCAGCAATGGTGTTAGTCGATTGGCCATAACTTCTGTGGAAAGAAAATTCCCCCCCCCCGGCTCACACCTGGGTTGCCCCTCGAGGAGCCATCAACGTTCAATTTCAACCAGCCATGGGGGGGCTTAGACCAATTGACAATGATGAATTTTCTGGGTGGGTGGGGCTGAGCTTCATTAATCCTGAGGGCTTGGAGGGAGATGGAGTCCGACATAGAGTCTCTATCTGGCACCGAGATGAAGCTGCCAAGCTCATTCAAATAGCGGTCAACCTTGAAAAGTATTTGTTTAGCTGACATAGCCAAGCCTTCAAATCGAGCGTGGTTATGGCTAATCCAAATCTCCTAAAGAATGATGGCAGGGGCAAGGCCAATGAGGTAAGAAAGGCGGGATTTCTTACTTGCCTTAGATGTCCAGATTTGAATTCGCTGCATAGTTGTTTGATTATAGCCATCCTTGAAAAATGCTAGTGGTGACACCAAAACCAATAAATTAGACTTTACAAAACCCGGGTATAGGGCCTTGTCACTACTTCGACCCATACCTTAGTTTCACTGCTTTCTTTTAGGTGTATTTATGTACCAGCTTATCAAACATCCTGAGTCTTAAAACATCAGAAGATTCAAAAGGATTTACTTTTGTACTGAACATCTGTCGTTCTTCTGCATTAATTGTATTTTTCTGTGGCCAAGCTAGTTTCTTTCAATTCATATAGCAGAGCATGGTTTTTACTTGGTTCCCTAAACTATTGGTAATCAGGAAGTTGGAGCAATCTATACCCATCATCAGAAAACTGTGATTGTGGATTCTGATGCTGGTTATAACAAGAGAAAAATAATAGCATTTGTTGGAGGACTCGATTTATGCGATGGACGGTATGATACCCCAAAGCATCCTATATTTACGACTTTGCAAACGGTGCATAAAGATGACTATCACAACCCTACCTTTCAGGTAATGTTTCAaactttattcttcttttctatATCATTATTCCCGTGGTGCCCGTACAATCTTATGTTTTTGCTAAACTCAATAACAATGATGATAAATGTCAATATTAAAGTGCTACAGTATACATTGTCACTGCTAGTAAATGCTAAGGAGGCAGTTAGGTTATTCTAATTTTGTATGATGTCAATAATGATAGCACCATACAAAAAATCTAACCATAGTTTTCAGGGAGCCCATTTTGAGTCACAATTACCTACTTTTCTCACTTTCTGTTTCCTTTGTGTTGGTCCTACTTCAGCCAGTCGAACATTTTACCAAGGTTGTGTTTCGATGCACAAATAGAAGGAATCATGAACATTCAATTTAATCGACTGGTAACAGAAAAAATAATGACGTTTCCTTGAGGAAGAGGCCACGAATTGGAGTAATGATAATTTCCAGACCAAAATTTGGAGCTTGCCCTCAATATGAATGCTCAAGAAGGAAATAATTATTTGGTAATTTCTGCTTTATGGCACTAGTCAATTTTAATTCAATTTGATAAAGCACCCAAACGCATCCTAAGTTGAGGCAGTTAATGTTTTAAGCATCTACCTAATTGTTTTTactatctcattctctctccaaatatgatggggacatctcgcgcacatgcgCGGCCCCCCCTActcacgtacgcaaggaggaggagggccccaccatcgatctggattgatgacgacatcTAGGGAGGAccccctagttagaggactgcgttttggttccttgAAGTGGActcgatcgtcatgtgaatcccaccatgggttcttatgatcgtggcccactattccaaacgatttagtactttgagttttgcttattattgttattaggaatattatGGATggtttgattagttgttattttttattacttcgtctccaagtaatagggtgTGCGCatgacgcgagttttggggtataggattttattataaataggcaccccttgtagtttttattattattgaagattgaataaaatttatGTATTTTCATGCTCCTCTTTGAGTTATGAAGCCTCTCTTcgttgaagggctaactaccgtagtgcgaagccacataCATTCCAAATCGCCTCCGtctcctaccatccatattcctcatctcctatagccatcccctcatcaaatccacccacgtttgcagctaatcttttccctacagcagattttcagaatctggccttgcaggagggctgaaacttcggcggagcactgtgCACAAACCAGACATCCGATCGGCGTGAAACTTGGCGTAAAGGTGGACCTCCCCTGGTCGACCAGCACATAGCTGGCTGATttcagattcgtgggccccacacacatgcgggcaGGATCCCACGCACCTCCGTCTGGCCCGGGCCGCTGTCTACACGCGTGGATCATCTTGGGTTCGTTTCTCTCTTATATTTCATTCCTCTCTCgccttatttccctaaccctaaccctagataatcctaatTTCCAAGTCCTATTCTACTTTTGCGAACCCTATGTTTTCCCcatttgaaacatgtgaatcccttggattgagaagtaatcctttgcatgtatggatgaatttactctcctttgagcattgtttagtctataatttttaattgattcagccctaacatgtgtaggcttagacccgcatagattccccttgttgaatgcttgacttttatgtgagatgtggaattttttgtgattgttttaaaattagtgtgatttaaagcctgaaatcttgcatatcatatttaattttcatgtcctgcatcaaaatagGGGCCGACTCTCGGTTGTCCTAGGGAACCATGGCATGATCTTCATTGCAAGATTGATGGCCCAACAGCATATGATGTCCTCACCAACTTTGAGGAGCGGTGGGCTAAGGCTTCAAAACCACGTGGAATTGAAAAACTGACGAGGTCATCATATGATGATGCATTGCTCAACATTGACAGGATTCCCGACATCATTGGGATGGATGATGCTTCATGCTCAAATGATGATGATCCAGATACTTGGCATGTGCAGGTAAGTAATATGTTTATCAATTGGTGGAGTTTGCTTTCACATGATTCTCAAACGAGTTTATATTCATTTGGTCACTTCCCCAACTTGTGTAGGTTTTCCGTTCGATTGATTCAAATTCAGTGAAAGGCTTCCCAAAGGACCCAAAAGATGCCACTAGTAGGGTAAGAGAAAACCTTTTAATTGCCCATCTTATTTACTTTTTATGGTTTCTACATTTTTCATGTCTTAATTTCTATGTTTAATGATACAGAATTTGGTTTGCGGAAAAAATGTATTGATTGATATGAGCATTCATTCAGCTTATGTAAAGGCTATCCGAGCAGCACAACATTTCATCTATATTGAGAATCAATACTTCCTTGGATCATCATATAATTGGTCTTCAAACAACGACTTAGGTGTGCATTATAACCTATGCGGAGTTGATTTTCTAAATAGAAAAGACTATCTGTTTGTTAAGTGGTATTTTCTTGTTTTCATGGCATTTCTTATTGTTGATTGTGCTGTTTGTAAATATATACAGTCCTTAAtcaaattatacagattaaatCATCCAAGGTAATGCCTATTGCTTGCTCTTGGGAAGGCAAGATGGTGCATTTTCTTGAGAATGTAAATATCATCTTCTTGATAGCCTACAATTGAAGTTTGAAATTTGGAATGTTGGTTAATGGTGATACGCGATTTCGATGGAAATTTTGCAATTGAAAATGCAAAATTTCCGTTACTTCATCCTGATGTTGAAGTGTTACTCTATATTTTGTTCACGTGTTCCATTCTAGCATATGTTTTTCTTTCCTGTATTTATATGAGGATATCTGTAACTAAAGATTGCTTTTTCCACTATTAGCAACTTTAAATTCTTTTGTTTAGATGACTAGTTTAGCATTTTCTACCTTTTGACTAAATTTTAGCACATTGTCATGTTTCTAGTTTTCAATTACAGAAGACTCAAGAGGAATTTTGGTAATTGTGTAGGTGCCAACAATCTAATACCAATGGAAATTGCTCTTAAAATTGCTAGCAAAATCAAAGCAAATGAGAGATTTTCGGCCTACATAGTTATTCCAATGTGGCCTGAGGGTGCTCCTACAAAGGCTCCCCTACAGAGGATTCTTTTCTGGCAGGTGCTACCCATCTTCTATCTTTGAATTCTGTTTTTGATCTGGCATTTTGAATTGTGTTACATGTTCATGATATAGTTCTTTCAGCAGGCTTCATACATCAACATGTATCTTGCTAATCCAGTCATGTAATTTCTTTCACAAATGTTCTGAAAGGGCTCTTTAACTATAACATAGGAATGAATGATGGCTTTGGTTCAAACTGCAGCAAGAAGCTAGTAAAGGGTAATATGTATTCAAGTTGTGCAACAAGAGAAGAAGATTCGAGGTGAAACATTAAGTAAAATTTCCCATCTAAAACATGACAATGTTAAATaataaaaaggagaaaggaaCCCTTCCAGGCATCTACATCCTTAACAACCCCATGGTAGAAACTTGAAGTTGCAATGTAAGAAGCAGAATGAGTAAACTGTCCCCATAGAAAATGTAAAACTCAATACCTTTCACTCTTCTCCTGTGCTTACCCATGTCTTAACTCAATGTAATCTCTCTTTAGAATCTGCTGGAGGACTTTGTATTTCCGTGTTCTGTACTTCCCCACGTTGGACCATAGAAAGAAACATATGAATGGAATCTAGAAACACTGAACTACAATatcaaaatttcatatatataaatataggtgacgcctttcctttttccttgactTGGAGCTAGTGATAACTAAACTTTTGTATTTTAGGTTAATACCTTTGAACTTCATTTGAATCCTCATTTAATACGaattgaaataattcaattcaataaggTGAAAATGACCAAAGTGGGACAAACCCCTCCCAAGTCATAACAGGGGACTAGCCCAATAATAACAACTGGGATTATCTATATCAATACGAAATTGAAACGCATGGAACTGCAATTAGGCGGTGGTCAATTATGAAATGAAATGATCCTACTTTCACTTTGGTTGTTTCCTTTATTTTAGCTGAATTTTTGCAATTCAGTTCACCTGAACATTCAAATGCACCCTTATACAATGCGCCAGTGCTCTCtgagcactgtaagttatagtgctcctagttgcatctgaCTGTCTATATTgtagcccatgaaatgcatgttgaATTAATGAACAGTATAGATCAATCGATTGGACTATGTAAGTGTCCCAATGGAACTAGGAGCACTGTagcttatagtgctctgagagcatcagagcatgcacacacacatatatataagaaATTCTCACATCCCACCAGCTAGACGTTTAAGTTGCCGCCCACCTAGCGAATAACTTCCAACATGTCATTTGTGTGCAACATCAACATGtgcaataggttggccccaccttgaggatcaccttgtgttaatatcagccccatccactcatcaggcggaCCACACTGGTATTTTTCCATTTATCAGCGGCTATACATGGTGTcacacacctgatgaatggatggtgCTTAATGTTGCACAATGTGATCCTCGTGGTGGGACAACCTATTGGATGAGAAGGATGTTGCACACACATGATAGGTTGGGATCCTTTTACATTATGCATTTTGGAACACCGTAGACAGACCACCCCATCTATATTCTGTTCAGCATATACCATACATCATGTAATaggattataaaaaaaaaggcaTCATCATAATGCTAATGAATCTTTCGAAAAAATAAAATCGTGACTATGATTCCTTCCTTTTGGAATCCTTTATCATACATTAGCTAACATCCGCTTTCATCTCCTCTGTTGAGACATCTCGTTCTGTGTATATTGAAATGAAAATGTATCTTGCAGTTTGTATTCACGGTTCAGTTCAACATTGCTTACATGGAATTCTTGTTGATTGCTGCAGAATAAAACAATGCAAATGATGTATGATGTAGTTTATAAGGCTCTAGAAGAGGCAGGTCTTGAGAAAACATATGAGCCACGAGATTACTTGAATTTCTTCTGCCTAGGCAACCGTGAGGTTGTGGAGGGAAACAATGCTTCAAATGGAAGTGCAACTGTTGCAAACACTCCTCAAGTAAATTTCTTCTCCCTGAAATTCAATTCTTTCATTGCTTCACTATAATCATGATTTTCTTTAATGTCGCAACCTTTTTGCCTTTACCATTGTGTTGTATGCCTTATTATGCTGATATATGGCAGGCAGTGAAACAACATGATTTTTTAGCAGAAGGTCTAattattatggcccacctgatggaatcTCAATTTTGCACATCTGATATATTGACCCACCTGGGTGCTTGCATGTAGATGGGCAGGGCTCTACATGCTTGTGGGCTTAGTAGACCTCCATTGAGGATGCAATCTTTTCATGACCATCCATTTGAATAAATCATTCGTCCGAGTATTGCTGCTCTCACTTTGGATTTATTGTTCCTACTTGCTGATTTTTCTAAATCAAATCTCGTTCTTGTCTACAAGTGTAACCCATTGTCATGAGTCATGCAAatgcatttttttcttcattcagtTGACACAACTTTGCTCTATGTTGGTACCCAAGGAACTTACTCAGAAGAATCGACGCTTCATGATCTATGTTCATTCTAAAGGAATGATAGTGGATGATGAGTACGTGATACTAGGATCAGCTAACATCAATCAACGGTCCTTGGAAGGGACCAGAGACACTGAAATTGCAATGGGAGCATACCAACCCCACCACACATGGGCACAGAAACAGTCTAGGCCACATGGGCAGG
Coding sequences within:
- the LOC131234019 gene encoding phospholipase D beta 1-like isoform X2, with translation MSGHIKHMFSSNASWHGYGQPGVPVLTSRVSLKVRLLHGSLDVWIFEAKNLTNMDGFSNKINDMFGKVLVSSKIDSSSGHKITSDTSDPYVSILVSGATVGQTYVIENNENPVWMQHFLVPVAHYTEDVKFIIKDNDVLGSQHIGFVSIAAEEIYSGEKIEGSFPVLNSDGKPLKKEASLKLSIQYIPTEKQDMYLHGVGPGPDYCGVPGAYFPLRRGGRVTLYQDAHVPDGCLPDLELDRGIHYEHGKCWRDIFNAIKQAQRLIYITGWSIYHKVTLVRDGGPGSDVTLGDLLKAKSQEGVRVLLLVWDDPTSKKLWVLQTGGIMETHDEETRQFFKHSSVQVLLCPRFAGKKHSVAKQQGPTLGCPREPWHDLHCKIDGPTAYDVLTNFEERWAKASKPRGIEKLTRSSYDDALLNIDRIPDIIGMDDASCSNDDDPDTWHVQVFRSIDSNSVKGFPKDPKDATSRNLVCGKNVLIDMSIHSAYVKAIRAAQHFIYIENQYFLGSSYNWSSNNDLGANNLIPMEIALKIASKIKANERFSAYIVIPMWPEGAPTKAPLQRILFWQNKTMQMMYDVVYKALEEAGLEKTYEPRDYLNFFCLGNREVVEGNNASNGSATVANTPQELTQKNRRFMIYVHSKGMIVDDEYVILGSANINQRSLEGTRDTEIAMGAYQPHHTWAQKQSRPHGQIYGYRMSLWAEHIGALEECFTYPESLQCIRRVRDHGELNWQQFAADEITQMNGHLLKYPIDVDPKGKVRPLAGCESFPDVGGNVAGSFLIVQENLTI
- the LOC131234019 gene encoding phospholipase D beta 1-like isoform X1, which gives rise to MSGHIKHMFSSNASWHGYGQPGVPVLTSRVSLKVRLLHGSLDVWIFEAKNLTNMDGFSNKINDMFGKVLVSSKIDSSSGHKITSDTSDPYVSILVSGATVGQTYVIENNENPVWMQHFLVPVAHYTEDVKFIIKDNDVLGSQHIGFVSIAAEEIYSGEKIEGSFPVLNSDGKPLKKEASLKLSIQYIPTEKQDMYLHGVGPGPDYCGVPGAYFPLRRGGRVTLYQDAHVPDGCLPDLELDRGIHYEHGKCWRDIFNAIKQAQRLIYITGWSIYHKVTLVRDGGPGSDVTLGDLLKAKSQEGVRVLLLVWDDPTSKKLWVLQTGGIMETHDEETRQFFKHSSVQVLLCPRFAGKKHSVAKQQEVGAIYTHHQKTVIVDSDAGYNKRKIIAFVGGLDLCDGRYDTPKHPIFTTLQTVHKDDYHNPTFQGPTLGCPREPWHDLHCKIDGPTAYDVLTNFEERWAKASKPRGIEKLTRSSYDDALLNIDRIPDIIGMDDASCSNDDDPDTWHVQVFRSIDSNSVKGFPKDPKDATSRNLVCGKNVLIDMSIHSAYVKAIRAAQHFIYIENQYFLGSSYNWSSNNDLGANNLIPMEIALKIASKIKANERFSAYIVIPMWPEGAPTKAPLQRILFWQNKTMQMMYDVVYKALEEAGLEKTYEPRDYLNFFCLGNREVVEGNNASNGSATVANTPQELTQKNRRFMIYVHSKGMIVDDEYVILGSANINQRSLEGTRDTEIAMGAYQPHHTWAQKQSRPHGQIYGYRMSLWAEHIGALEECFTYPESLQCIRRVRDHGELNWQQFAADEITQMNGHLLKYPIDVDPKGKVRPLAGCESFPDVGGNVAGSFLIVQENLTI